The following coding sequences are from one Lipingzhangella halophila window:
- a CDS encoding SDR family NAD(P)-dependent oxidoreductase: MDLGLDGARVVVTGASRGIGRAIARTFATEGANLAICARTPEPLKHAAEELRATGAAVVEQAVDVADTAALRGFIDRAASGLGGIDVLVSNVSGGSVATEDQWERGFTTDIMPFVRMAGYAEPHLAESERGGAIVLISSTSALHAGAPPSGPKAYGAVKAALNHYAAGLARTLPGKGIRVNTVSPGPIEFEGGGWARRRENDPEFYESIRARIPYGRLGRPEEVARAAVFLASPAASFVTGTNMVVDGGFVDQV, encoded by the coding sequence ATGGATCTCGGACTTGACGGTGCAAGGGTCGTGGTCACCGGAGCGAGCCGGGGCATCGGCCGCGCGATCGCGCGGACCTTCGCAACCGAAGGGGCCAACCTCGCCATCTGCGCCCGCACGCCAGAGCCGCTGAAGCACGCCGCCGAGGAGCTGCGCGCTACCGGCGCCGCGGTCGTCGAGCAGGCGGTCGACGTCGCCGACACCGCCGCGCTGCGGGGGTTCATCGACCGGGCGGCGAGCGGCCTCGGCGGGATCGACGTCCTGGTCTCCAACGTCTCCGGAGGCAGCGTAGCCACCGAGGACCAGTGGGAGCGCGGGTTCACCACCGACATCATGCCGTTCGTGCGGATGGCCGGGTACGCCGAACCCCACCTGGCCGAGTCCGAACGCGGGGGCGCCATCGTGCTCATCTCCAGCACCTCCGCGCTGCACGCCGGGGCTCCGCCGTCCGGGCCCAAGGCCTACGGTGCGGTCAAGGCGGCGCTCAACCACTACGCGGCCGGCCTGGCCCGCACCCTGCCCGGGAAGGGGATCCGGGTGAACACGGTTTCGCCCGGCCCCATCGAGTTCGAAGGCGGGGGCTGGGCCCGGCGCCGGGAGAACGATCCGGAGTTCTACGAGAGCATCCGCGCCCGGATCCCCTACGGCCGCCTGGGGCGGCCCGAGGAGGTCGCGCGCGCGGCCGTGTTCCTGGCGAGCCCGGCGGCCAGCTTCGTCACCGGTACCAACATGGTCGTCGACGGCGGTTTCGTCGACCAGGTGTGA
- the fabI gene encoding enoyl-ACP reductase FabI — protein MGILEGKRILVTGVITDSSIAYHVARLCQEQGAEVVLTGYGRLSLVQRIAQRLPDAPPVLELDVTDNEHLDTLADRIREHVDGIDGVVHSIGYTPKEALGGNFLNTTWEDVATAMHTSTFSLKSLTTAVLPLMKDGGSVVAMDFDNSVSYPIYDWMGVAKAGLTSTARYLARYVGAQNVRVNLVSAGPLRTMAARSIPGFDELANAWPQRAPLGWDTTDPEPAARAVVALLSDWFPATTGEIVHVDGGFHSTGA, from the coding sequence ATGGGAATTCTTGAGGGCAAGCGCATCCTGGTGACCGGGGTCATCACGGACAGCTCGATCGCCTACCACGTGGCCCGCCTGTGCCAGGAGCAGGGCGCCGAGGTCGTACTCACCGGCTACGGTCGGCTGAGCCTCGTGCAGCGCATCGCCCAGCGCCTCCCGGACGCCCCGCCGGTGCTGGAGCTCGACGTCACCGACAACGAGCACCTCGACACCCTCGCCGACCGGATCCGCGAGCACGTCGACGGCATCGACGGTGTCGTCCACTCCATCGGCTACACCCCGAAGGAGGCGCTCGGCGGCAACTTCCTCAACACCACGTGGGAGGACGTCGCCACCGCCATGCACACGTCGACGTTCTCGCTGAAGTCGCTCACCACCGCTGTGCTGCCGTTGATGAAGGACGGCGGTTCGGTGGTGGCGATGGACTTCGACAACAGCGTGTCCTACCCCATCTACGACTGGATGGGCGTCGCCAAGGCCGGCCTGACCTCTACCGCCCGCTACCTCGCGCGCTACGTCGGCGCGCAGAACGTCCGGGTCAACCTGGTCTCGGCCGGCCCGCTGCGCACGATGGCGGCCCGCAGCATCCCCGGCTTCGACGAGCTGGCCAACGCCTGGCCGCAGCGCGCCCCCCTCGGCTGGGACACCACCGACCCCGAACCGGCCGCGCGCGCCGTCGTCGCGCTGCTCTCCGACTGGTTCCCGGCCACCACCGGCGAAATCGTCCACGTCGACGGAGGTTTCCACTCGACGGGGGCATAG
- the fabG gene encoding 3-oxoacyl-[acyl-carrier-protein] reductase has product MTRSALVTGGSRGIGLAIARELAAAGDDVAVTYRSGEPPEGLLGVSCDITDTAQVDAAFKRVEDEQGPVEVLVANAGITKDQLLALMSEEDFASVLDTNLTGTFRVAKRAVKGMMRKRTGRIVLISSVVGLLGSGGQANYAASKAGLVGFGRSLARELGSRNITVNVVAPGFIETDMTAELPEERQAEIKKNVPLGRYGSTDEVAKTVRFLASPDAAYITGAVLPVDGGLGMGH; this is encoded by the coding sequence ATGACCCGCTCGGCACTGGTCACCGGCGGTAGCCGGGGGATCGGATTGGCGATCGCCCGCGAGCTGGCCGCGGCCGGCGACGACGTCGCCGTGACCTATCGCTCGGGTGAGCCGCCCGAAGGGCTCCTCGGCGTGTCCTGCGACATCACCGACACCGCTCAGGTAGACGCCGCCTTCAAACGGGTCGAGGACGAGCAGGGGCCGGTCGAGGTGCTGGTCGCCAACGCGGGGATCACCAAGGACCAGTTGCTCGCGCTGATGAGCGAAGAGGACTTCGCCTCGGTGCTCGACACCAACCTCACCGGCACATTCCGGGTCGCGAAGCGCGCGGTGAAGGGCATGATGCGCAAGCGCACCGGACGTATCGTCCTCATCTCCTCCGTGGTGGGCCTGCTCGGATCGGGCGGCCAGGCGAACTACGCCGCGTCCAAGGCCGGCCTCGTCGGCTTCGGCCGGTCCCTCGCCCGCGAGCTGGGCTCGCGCAACATCACAGTCAACGTTGTCGCGCCCGGGTTCATCGAGACCGACATGACCGCGGAGCTGCCCGAGGAGCGCCAGGCCGAGATCAAGAAGAACGTTCCGCTGGGCCGCTACGGATCGACCGACGAGGTCGCCAAGACGGTGCGCTTCCTCGCCAGCCCGGACGCCGCCTACATCACGGGCGCCGTCCTCCCCGTCGACGGCGGCCTCGGCATGGGCCACTAG
- a CDS encoding RNA-guided endonuclease InsQ/TnpB family protein, with protein MARSAVKRAFKYRFYPTDAQAAELSRTFGCVRLVYNKALAERTRAWFTEQRRVNYNQSSAALTEWKKDPDLAFLNEVSSVPLQQGLRHLQTAFRNFFDKRARYPRFKSRKKSKISAEYTRSGFTYRDGKLYLAKMSEPLDIVWSRPLPEGVEPSTVTVSRDSAGRWFVSLLCADTVAHHPATDGAVGIDAGLDHLVTLSTGEKVANPRHERRDRTRLAKAQRALSRKQKGSNNRARARVKVARVHARITDRRRDHLHKLTTRLVRENQVVVIEDLSVRNLLKSSTLARAISDAAWSELRSMLEYKCAWYGRELVAIDRFFPSSRLCSACGTLREKLPLNVRTWRCGCGARHDRDVNAAINIRAAGLAVSACGAGVRPQRESSRTGRSVSKQETHPARGEILFL; from the coding sequence ATGGCCAGGAGCGCGGTGAAGCGGGCCTTCAAGTACCGCTTCTACCCCACCGATGCGCAGGCAGCGGAGCTGTCGCGCACCTTCGGCTGCGTGCGCCTGGTCTACAACAAAGCGCTGGCCGAACGCACCCGGGCGTGGTTCACTGAGCAGCGCCGGGTGAACTACAACCAGTCCTCGGCCGCGCTCACCGAGTGGAAGAAGGACCCCGACCTCGCATTCCTTAACGAGGTGTCCTCGGTGCCGCTCCAGCAAGGGCTCAGGCACTTGCAGACGGCGTTTCGGAACTTCTTCGACAAGCGCGCCAGGTACCCGCGGTTCAAGTCGCGCAAGAAATCGAAGATCTCGGCTGAATACACCCGCTCCGGTTTCACGTACCGAGATGGGAAGCTGTACCTGGCGAAGATGTCGGAGCCACTGGACATTGTGTGGTCGCGGCCCCTGCCCGAGGGTGTTGAGCCCTCCACGGTGACGGTCTCGCGTGACAGTGCGGGCCGCTGGTTCGTGTCCCTGCTGTGTGCGGACACGGTGGCCCACCACCCGGCCACCGACGGGGCGGTGGGTATTGACGCCGGGCTGGACCACCTGGTGACCCTGTCCACGGGGGAGAAGGTGGCCAATCCCCGCCACGAGCGCCGCGACCGCACGCGGCTGGCCAAGGCCCAGCGGGCGCTGTCGCGCAAACAGAAGGGATCGAACAACCGAGCCAGGGCCCGTGTGAAGGTGGCGCGGGTGCACGCCCGCATCACCGACCGGCGTCGGGACCACCTGCACAAGCTCACTACTCGACTCGTCCGCGAAAACCAAGTGGTCGTCATCGAGGACCTGAGCGTGCGCAACCTGCTCAAGAGCTCCACCCTGGCCCGCGCCATCTCGGACGCGGCGTGGAGCGAACTGCGGTCGATGCTGGAGTATAAGTGCGCGTGGTACGGGCGGGAGCTGGTCGCCATCGACCGGTTCTTCCCGTCGTCCAGGCTGTGCTCGGCGTGCGGGACCCTTCGGGAGAAGCTGCCGCTGAACGTCCGCACCTGGAGGTGCGGATGCGGCGCCAGGCATGACCGCGACGTGAACGCGGCGATCAACATTCGGGCCGCCGGGCTGGCGGTGTCTGCCTGTGGAGCCGGTGTAAGACCTCAACGGGAGTCCTCCCGGACGGGGCGGTCGGTGTCGAAGCAGGAAACCCACCCCGCGAGGGGTGAAATCCTCTTCCTATAG
- a CDS encoding glutathione S-transferase family protein yields MRTVTTATPVDFETYGEYGSAMTRPKGTAFERPPYPFRGRIGSERFPAESGRYHLYASYACPWAQRSLIVRKLKGLEDVISVSIVDPLRDGRGWAFREGPGHGPDEVGHFALLREVYEATEPGYDGHISVPVLWDRHTRRIVSNNFPDITIDLNTCFNSWARNHIDLYPKELRAEIDELNRLVYTHVNNGVYRCGFAPTQQAHDDAVTDLFAMLDELEERLAIRRYLMGDSLTEADIRLWVTLARFDAVYATHFKTNIRRLVDYPNLWGYARDLYQRPAFRETTDFDHIKRHYYVTHGALNPKRIVPAGPLLDFEAPHDRARLSEGDPRAGLVSPRQAG; encoded by the coding sequence ATGAGAACTGTCACGACCGCCACACCTGTCGACTTCGAGACCTATGGCGAGTACGGCTCGGCCATGACCCGGCCGAAGGGGACGGCGTTCGAGCGACCGCCCTATCCCTTCCGCGGCCGGATCGGTTCCGAGCGGTTCCCCGCCGAGTCCGGCCGGTACCACCTCTACGCCTCCTATGCCTGCCCGTGGGCACAGCGCAGCCTGATCGTCCGCAAGCTCAAGGGGCTGGAGGACGTCATCTCGGTGAGCATCGTGGACCCCCTCCGCGACGGCCGCGGCTGGGCGTTCCGCGAGGGGCCGGGGCACGGCCCCGACGAGGTCGGGCACTTCGCTCTGCTTCGCGAGGTCTACGAGGCCACCGAACCGGGCTACGACGGGCACATCTCGGTGCCCGTGCTCTGGGACCGGCACACCCGCCGGATCGTCAGCAACAACTTCCCCGACATCACGATCGACCTCAACACCTGCTTCAACTCCTGGGCCCGGAACCACATCGACCTGTATCCGAAGGAGCTGCGCGCCGAGATCGACGAGCTGAACCGCCTCGTCTACACGCACGTCAACAACGGCGTCTACCGGTGCGGGTTCGCGCCCACCCAGCAGGCCCACGACGACGCCGTCACCGACCTGTTCGCCATGCTCGACGAGCTGGAGGAGCGCCTGGCCATCCGGCGCTACCTCATGGGCGACTCCCTCACCGAGGCCGACATCCGGCTGTGGGTGACCCTGGCCCGGTTCGACGCCGTCTACGCCACGCACTTCAAGACCAACATCCGCCGCCTGGTCGACTACCCCAACCTGTGGGGCTACGCCCGGGATCTCTACCAGCGCCCGGCCTTCCGCGAGACCACGGACTTCGACCACATCAAGCGCCATTACTACGTCACGCACGGTGCGCTGAACCCCAAACGGATCGTCCCGGCCGGACCGCTGCTCGACTTCGAGGCGCCGCACGACCGGGCTCGGCTGAGTGAGGGGGATCCGCGCGCCGGGTTGGTCAGTCCGCGTCAAGCTGGCTGA
- a CDS encoding phosphotransferase family protein, producing the protein MGETNTPGLDLQRLREYLDAERPGLVRDELTGELITGGRSNLTYAVTDGQQRWAVRRPPLGHVLPTAHDMGREHRVISALAGTAVPVPPTVLYCDDPDAIGARFYVMEFVDGTAYRDADRLVAIGAQRTSDVVAAMVDTLVDLHAIDPSSVGLQDFGRPEGFLERQVRRWSKQLDASRSRDLPGIDELRDRLAAAMPTSPAPTIVHGDYRLDNLLVDESDQITAVLDWEMSTLGDPLTDLALIVAYNGGGVPAMSTRSNVHEAPGFPPIEEIIERYGKRSGRDVSALPWYAGFAYFKVAVILEGIHYRYTQGQTVGDDFDRIGEAVPSLISAGLSQLDAD; encoded by the coding sequence ATGGGCGAGACGAACACCCCGGGGCTGGACCTGCAGCGGCTTCGCGAGTATCTGGACGCCGAGCGGCCAGGGCTCGTGCGGGACGAGCTGACCGGGGAGCTCATCACAGGGGGCCGCTCCAACCTCACCTACGCCGTCACCGACGGCCAGCAGCGCTGGGCCGTGCGCCGGCCTCCGCTCGGGCACGTGCTGCCCACAGCGCACGACATGGGCCGCGAACACCGGGTCATCTCGGCTCTGGCCGGAACCGCGGTGCCGGTGCCGCCCACTGTCCTGTACTGCGACGACCCTGACGCGATCGGGGCCCGCTTCTACGTCATGGAATTCGTCGACGGAACGGCGTACCGCGACGCCGACCGCCTCGTCGCGATCGGGGCGCAGCGCACCTCCGACGTCGTCGCGGCGATGGTCGATACGCTCGTGGACCTGCACGCCATCGACCCCTCCAGTGTCGGCCTGCAGGACTTCGGACGCCCCGAGGGATTCCTTGAGCGGCAGGTGCGCCGCTGGAGCAAGCAGCTCGACGCCTCGCGCAGCCGCGACCTGCCGGGCATCGACGAACTACGGGACCGGCTCGCCGCGGCGATGCCCACCTCGCCCGCGCCAACGATCGTGCACGGCGACTACCGGCTGGACAACCTGCTGGTGGACGAGAGCGACCAGATCACCGCGGTGCTGGACTGGGAGATGTCCACGCTCGGCGACCCGCTCACCGACCTGGCGCTGATCGTCGCCTACAACGGCGGCGGGGTGCCCGCCATGTCCACCCGCAGCAACGTGCACGAGGCACCCGGCTTCCCGCCCATCGAGGAGATCATCGAGCGTTACGGCAAGCGCTCCGGTCGCGACGTGTCGGCGCTTCCCTGGTACGCGGGGTTCGCCTACTTCAAGGTCGCGGTCATCCTCGAAGGCATCCACTACCGGTACACGCAGGGACAGACGGTCGGGGACGACTTCGACCGGATCGGGGAGGCCGTCCCCTCCCTCATCAGCGCCGGACTCAGCCAGCTTGACGCGGACTGA
- a CDS encoding ATP-dependent DNA ligase produces the protein MLARTVQTLPEGPEWRYEPKWDGFRAIVDRDNGRTVVNSRSGRRLDPRFPEIAEAVSALLPNGSSVDGEIVRWSGEGLEFEPLQRRNRSTVWDARRLAASEPCYFVAFDLLRWRGADLAGYVLEERREGLERLFDERAAPLPVMLGWQTDDPEEARGWFGDLVAVGIEGLVIKDARTTYRPGRREWMKLKHRTTTEAIVGGVGGRPGRPEFLVLGRFDPETRELRIVGRTSELTRAEQRELAGLLSEAGGGHPWPVQLPTSWGRDDSAEMVRVRPEVVVEVELDAAVTAGRWRHVVRYIRPRTELTPYEVPTGLGVET, from the coding sequence ATGCTCGCCCGTACGGTGCAAACCCTGCCCGAAGGCCCGGAATGGCGCTACGAGCCGAAGTGGGACGGATTCCGGGCGATCGTGGACCGCGACAATGGCCGAACGGTGGTCAACTCGCGTTCGGGGCGCCGCCTGGACCCCCGCTTCCCGGAGATCGCCGAAGCCGTGAGCGCGCTGCTCCCCAACGGGTCATCCGTCGACGGCGAGATCGTGCGGTGGTCGGGGGAGGGGCTGGAGTTCGAGCCCCTGCAGCGGCGCAACCGGTCGACAGTGTGGGACGCGCGGCGGTTGGCTGCCAGTGAGCCGTGTTACTTCGTGGCGTTCGACCTGCTGCGGTGGAGGGGGGCCGACCTGGCGGGCTACGTTCTGGAGGAGCGCCGCGAAGGGCTTGAGCGGCTGTTCGACGAGAGGGCCGCGCCGCTCCCGGTGATGTTGGGCTGGCAGACCGATGACCCCGAGGAGGCGCGCGGCTGGTTCGGGGACCTCGTGGCGGTCGGTATCGAAGGGCTGGTCATCAAGGATGCCCGGACCACCTATCGGCCGGGCCGGCGAGAGTGGATGAAGCTGAAACACCGCACGACGACCGAGGCCATAGTGGGTGGAGTCGGTGGTCGACCGGGGCGTCCCGAATTCCTGGTCCTTGGCCGGTTCGACCCCGAGACAAGGGAGCTGCGCATCGTCGGCCGCACCTCCGAGCTGACACGCGCCGAGCAGCGAGAACTCGCCGGTTTGCTGAGCGAGGCCGGCGGCGGCCACCCGTGGCCGGTGCAGCTCCCCACGAGCTGGGGCCGCGACGACTCGGCGGAGATGGTGCGCGTGCGGCCCGAGGTGGTAGTGGAGGTCGAGCTGGACGCGGCGGTCACCGCTGGGCGCTGGCGCCACGTCGTGCGCTACATCCGGCCCCGCACCGAGCTGACTCCCTACGAGGTGCCGACCGGGCTGGGCGTGGAGACCTGA
- a CDS encoding PKD domain-containing protein — protein MFHARRLSLAAALTIGLVPAALATPAAASELDTETLQQGRWVAMGDSFQSGVGTDEYHDDSGDCLRSPLSHVELLHEQGTASELDFVACGGAVVDDLYSGRHDEPPQLDAVQTNSGDISLVTVGIGGNDLDFAGNLVTCITQGWVGRSCEERLDDDVTEQFEELTATDPETGLNKLQQVHTDIHDAVDPSATVAAITYPKFFPPDGGTDWTSIGMERCNNIRVSDQLWINNWIQRLNGAIVDAAESTGTTPIDIYAASDGHELCNEDGSEDYLNGIRLDTNAFHPTEFGYTANTTAIAPELDPAPVPPLAARAAPPTGSQEPPEADLEVEQDGDTVTVDASGSTPGDASPASFVWEFDDGKLAESETATHTYDEPGTYYLTLSVIDGNGEMGFSDAKKITVES, from the coding sequence ATGTTCCACGCGCGACGCCTCTCCCTCGCCGCGGCCCTCACCATCGGCCTGGTTCCCGCAGCCCTGGCAACCCCCGCAGCCGCCTCCGAACTGGACACCGAAACCCTCCAGCAGGGCCGGTGGGTCGCCATGGGCGACTCGTTCCAATCCGGTGTCGGTACCGACGAGTACCACGACGACAGCGGCGACTGCCTGCGCTCTCCCCTGTCACACGTGGAGCTACTGCACGAGCAGGGCACAGCGAGCGAACTCGACTTCGTCGCCTGCGGCGGAGCCGTCGTCGACGACCTCTACTCCGGGCGGCACGACGAGCCGCCGCAGTTGGACGCGGTGCAAACCAACAGCGGCGATATCTCACTCGTCACGGTCGGCATCGGCGGCAACGACCTCGACTTCGCCGGCAACCTCGTCACGTGCATCACGCAGGGCTGGGTAGGCCGCTCGTGCGAGGAGCGCCTGGACGACGACGTCACCGAGCAGTTCGAGGAGCTAACCGCCACGGATCCCGAAACCGGGCTGAACAAGCTGCAGCAGGTCCACACCGATATTCACGATGCGGTCGACCCGTCGGCCACGGTCGCCGCCATCACTTACCCCAAGTTCTTCCCGCCCGACGGCGGGACGGACTGGACCAGTATCGGCATGGAGCGCTGCAACAACATCCGGGTCAGCGACCAGCTCTGGATCAACAACTGGATCCAGCGGCTGAACGGGGCCATCGTGGACGCGGCCGAGTCGACCGGCACCACCCCGATCGACATCTACGCCGCCTCCGACGGCCACGAGCTGTGCAACGAGGACGGCAGCGAGGACTACCTGAACGGCATCCGGCTCGACACCAACGCGTTCCACCCCACCGAGTTCGGCTACACGGCCAACACCACCGCCATCGCCCCAGAGCTCGACCCCGCGCCGGTACCGCCGCTCGCCGCGCGGGCCGCACCGCCAACCGGCTCCCAGGAGCCCCCCGAGGCAGACCTGGAGGTCGAGCAGGACGGCGACACGGTCACCGTCGACGCCTCGGGCTCCACGCCGGGTGATGCCAGCCCCGCCAGTTTCGTCTGGGAGTTCGACGACGGGAAGCTCGCCGAGAGCGAGACCGCCACACACACCTACGACGAGCCCGGAACGTACTACCTCACCCTCAGCGTGATCGACGGCAACGGTGAGATGGGATTCTCCGACGCCAAGAAGATCACGGTCGAGTCCTGA
- a CDS encoding glycoside hydrolase family 10 protein: protein MWTHRTPTRGTVTGSTAESRTAGPQRCASPAVSGVLAALVTGSLIIVPAAHAAPFAVPGQDECEPGAEAPEKRQMRAAWIASVANIDWPSKRGLPPRDQQEELTRLYDEAASYGLNAVFVQIRPTADAFWPSPHEPWSKWLTGEQGRNPGYDPLEFAVEEAHERNLEFHGWFNPYRIATHDDPGRLVEGHPARENPEWVLEYGDRLYYNPGIPAARSFVQDAMMHAVENYDMDGVHFDDYFYPYPVAGEALPDQGTYARYGDDFTNIADWRRNNVDLLVQEMNQRINDTRPHVKFGVSPFGIWRNAGSDPAGSATNGLESYDRLYANTRKWARQGWLDYINPQVYWEIGHDAADYAALVPWWADVVEGTGVQLYIGQAAYKVGEQPGAWQDPGELSRHLTFNRDHPQVDGDVYFSATSLRTNAAQARRTLVEEHYAHPALVPVKEDLGGEAPPAPEITSAARTGDRAELTIEAAAGSEPAYYAVYRFDSASDPDAHACGLDPRAMVATVRASEDRTRFTAPDAPPAQNYYVTALDRLHHESGASAPRYVP, encoded by the coding sequence ATGTGGACGCACCGAACGCCAACCCGGGGGACGGTCACCGGTTCCACCGCGGAGTCGCGGACGGCCGGCCCGCAGCGGTGCGCGTCCCCTGCTGTCTCCGGAGTGCTGGCGGCACTGGTCACGGGATCGCTGATCATCGTGCCGGCCGCGCACGCGGCTCCGTTCGCCGTACCCGGCCAGGACGAGTGCGAACCAGGTGCCGAAGCGCCCGAAAAGCGCCAGATGCGCGCCGCGTGGATCGCCAGCGTGGCCAACATCGACTGGCCGAGCAAGCGGGGACTCCCTCCCAGGGACCAGCAGGAGGAGCTCACCCGACTGTACGACGAGGCCGCCTCCTACGGGCTGAACGCGGTGTTCGTGCAGATCCGGCCGACCGCCGACGCGTTCTGGCCCTCTCCGCACGAACCGTGGTCAAAGTGGCTCACCGGCGAACAGGGCCGCAACCCTGGCTACGATCCCCTGGAGTTCGCTGTCGAGGAGGCGCACGAACGGAACCTGGAGTTCCACGGCTGGTTCAACCCCTACCGGATCGCAACGCACGACGACCCCGGCCGCCTGGTCGAGGGGCACCCGGCCCGCGAGAACCCCGAGTGGGTCCTGGAGTACGGCGACCGGTTGTACTACAACCCCGGAATCCCCGCGGCCCGTTCCTTCGTGCAGGACGCGATGATGCACGCCGTCGAGAACTACGACATGGACGGGGTGCACTTCGACGACTACTTCTACCCCTACCCGGTGGCTGGTGAGGCGCTGCCCGACCAGGGCACCTACGCCCGCTACGGCGACGACTTCACCAACATCGCGGACTGGCGCCGGAACAACGTCGATCTGCTGGTACAGGAGATGAACCAGCGCATCAACGACACCCGGCCACACGTCAAGTTCGGGGTCAGCCCTTTCGGTATCTGGCGCAACGCCGGCTCGGACCCCGCCGGCTCGGCCACCAACGGCCTGGAGTCCTACGACCGGCTCTACGCCAACACCCGCAAGTGGGCGCGGCAGGGCTGGCTGGACTACATCAACCCGCAGGTCTACTGGGAGATCGGGCACGACGCCGCCGACTACGCGGCGCTCGTCCCGTGGTGGGCCGACGTTGTCGAGGGCACCGGTGTACAGCTCTACATCGGACAGGCCGCCTACAAGGTGGGCGAGCAGCCCGGAGCGTGGCAGGACCCGGGCGAGCTCAGCCGGCACCTCACGTTCAACCGGGACCACCCGCAGGTCGACGGGGACGTGTACTTCAGCGCCACTTCCCTGCGGACCAACGCTGCGCAGGCCCGGCGCACCCTGGTCGAGGAGCACTACGCCCACCCGGCGCTGGTGCCGGTCAAGGAGGACCTGGGCGGAGAGGCGCCCCCCGCTCCGGAGATCACCAGTGCCGCGCGCACCGGCGACCGCGCCGAGCTGACGATCGAGGCGGCTGCCGGAAGCGAGCCGGCCTACTACGCGGTGTACCGGTTCGACAGCGCCTCCGACCCGGACGCACACGCGTGCGGGCTGGACCCGCGCGCCATGGTGGCAACGGTGCGCGCCTCCGAGGACAGGACCAGGTTCACCGCCCCGGACGCCCCGCCCGCGCAGAACTACTACGTCACCGCCCTGGACCGGCTGCACCACGAGAGCGGCGCCAGCGCTCCGCGCTACGTCCCCTAA
- a CDS encoding TetR/AcrR family transcriptional regulator, whose protein sequence is MAPGASDESTADASGESVPRRLLAVATRLFAEKGFDRTSVQEIVDAADVTKGAMYHYFDSKDDLLAEVYARVLRMQMTRLEEIAATGGTVTERVRRAASDVVVTTIANLDDATIFFRSLHQLTAAKQREVRTKRRHYHELFRSLIIEGQEQGVFADHVPADLVVDFYFGSVHHLSTWYRPDGKLAPTEVGDHYARLLLDALRPSS, encoded by the coding sequence TTGGCGCCCGGAGCGAGCGACGAGTCCACCGCAGACGCCTCGGGCGAGTCCGTTCCCCGCCGGCTGCTTGCTGTGGCGACCCGGTTGTTCGCCGAGAAAGGGTTCGACCGTACCTCGGTCCAGGAGATCGTGGACGCCGCCGACGTGACCAAGGGGGCGATGTACCACTACTTCGACTCCAAGGACGACCTGCTCGCCGAGGTCTACGCGCGCGTCCTGCGCATGCAGATGACCCGGTTGGAGGAGATCGCCGCCACCGGCGGCACCGTCACCGAACGCGTGCGGCGCGCCGCCTCCGACGTCGTGGTGACCACCATCGCCAACCTGGACGACGCCACCATCTTCTTCCGCTCGCTGCACCAGCTCACCGCGGCCAAGCAGCGCGAGGTCCGCACCAAGCGCCGCCACTACCACGAGCTCTTCCGGTCGCTGATCATCGAGGGCCAGGAACAGGGCGTCTTCGCCGACCACGTGCCCGCCGACCTCGTGGTCGACTTCTACTTCGGCTCGGTGCACCACCTCAGCACCTGGTACCGGCCCGACGGCAAGCTCGCTCCCACCGAGGTCGGCGACCACTACGCCCGTCTGCTGCTGGACGCCCTGCGCCCGTCGTCCTGA
- a CDS encoding FAD/NAD(P)-binding protein: MGHRAASAGVEPVIAFAGCGASATLAAVALLRATTWLRLSYRIVLFDEHGRHARGAGYPASEDRRLLDAPVKSMSALPDRPCHLMEWARWRGLACDPGTRLPLAVYGDYLAETLGATASWAEPHATLRFRSERVEGAVLDGDAAELGLSRGTRLAVSAVVVATGDPRDHPPPRLGGTAAGGGTKGLVTCSRGALITDSGAASRRVYALGPARHGHRADGIPQIRAQAEELAQRIADTVLRNREPTA, from the coding sequence ATGGGACATCGGGCGGCCTCCGCCGGCGTCGAGCCGGTCATCGCCTTCGCTGGCTGCGGTGCGAGCGCGACGCTCGCCGCGGTCGCCCTGCTTCGCGCGACGACGTGGCTCCGGCTGAGCTACCGCATCGTGCTGTTCGACGAGCACGGGCGGCACGCCCGCGGCGCCGGCTACCCGGCGAGCGAGGACCGCCGGCTCCTCGACGCACCCGTCAAGAGCATGTCGGCCCTGCCCGACCGCCCCTGCCACCTGATGGAGTGGGCACGCTGGCGCGGGCTCGCGTGCGATCCGGGAACACGCCTCCCGCTCGCCGTCTACGGCGACTACCTCGCCGAGACACTCGGCGCCACCGCATCCTGGGCGGAGCCGCACGCCACCCTGCGGTTTCGGAGCGAGCGGGTGGAGGGTGCCGTCCTCGACGGGGACGCCGCCGAGCTAGGGCTCTCGCGCGGCACCCGGCTCGCGGTGTCGGCCGTCGTCGTGGCCACCGGCGACCCTAGGGACCACCCGCCGCCCCGGCTCGGCGGGACCGCCGCGGGTGGCGGAACGAAGGGCCTCGTCACCTGTTCGCGCGGGGCGCTGATCACGGATTCGGGCGCCGCGAGCCGCAGAGTCTACGCTCTCGGCCCAGCGCGCCACGGCCATCGGGCCGACGGGATCCCGCAAATCCGCGCCCAAGCCGAGGAGCTTGCCCAGCGCATCGCCGACACGGTCCTGCGCAACCGGGAGCCCACCGCCTAG